TGTACGGACCAGCGCACGGGGTGGTCGAGGTCGAGGAAGACACGGCCCCAGCCGCGCGGTGAGGGTCCCTGGTCCACACGGTCGTACACCTCTGCGAAGCGTCTGCCGGTGACCGTGTCGACCGTCGTACGCACCGCGAAATCGACCTCGGCGAGACGGTGTTCGGCCTGTTCGCGATGGTGGTCGAGAAGCAGTGCCACCCCCTGGGCGACGGTCTCCCGCTCGGTGCGTCCGGGCGGCCGGAAGCCGCCGCCCGGCGTGAAGCGGCCGGTGTAGGCGGCGACGGAGCGGGCCAGGTCGACGGAGGACGGACCGTCCCCGCGACGGCCTGCGGGTGCGTCGGCGGCGGTGCCGTCGGAGCCTCGCGACAGCACGGCTCCCAGGCCTGCCAGAGCGGCGACGACTAGGAGAAGTGTTGCGATCGTTATCGTTCTGGAGCGGTTTGCCCTCATGGTTGTACCAAGATATCCCGGTGATCAGACGCCGATGCCGCCGCGCCCTGCCCTCGATGCTGACCCCGCTCGCCCTCGTCGCCGCGCTGGCGGGGTGCGGACTCGTCGGTGGCGGTGACGACTCGGCGCCGGCGGGCGGCGGACGCTCGTTCACCGTAGCCGCGGCCGGGGACATCCTCATCCATTCGCAGCTGATCGACCAGGCCAGGGCGGACGCCGGGAAGACCGGCAAGGGCACCGACGGGCTGGACTTCGGCCCGCTGATGGCCGGGATCAAGCCGGTGATCAGCAAGGCCGACCTGGCGATCTGCCACATGGAACCGGTGATCGGCAAGCCGAAGGGGCCCTTCGAGAGCTACCCCGACTTCCTGATCCCGCCGCAGATAGCCGGGACGATCAAGGACATCGGGTACGACACCTGCTCCACCGCCTCCAACCACTCGATCGACCACGGTTACGCCGGAGTCGAGCGCACCCTGGACACCCTGGACGCCGCCGGCCTGAAGCACACGGGCTCCTTCCGGACCGAGAAGGACGCGCTCACCCCGCTGATCATGAAGGTCAAGGGCGTGAAGGTCGCGCAGATCTCCTTCGCCTTCGGCTTCAACGCCCACGAGCTGCCCAACGACAAGCCCTGGCTGGTCAACCAGAACGACCTGGGCCGGATCCGGGCCGCCGAGAAGCGGGCCCGCGCGGCCGGCGCCGAGGTCGTGATCCTCTCCATCCACTGGGGCCGTGAGCACCACCCCAATCCGTCGACCCCGCAGCTGGAGTTCGCCCGGCAGCTGGCCCGCAGGACCGGCATCGACCTGATCATCGGGCACCACGCGCACGTCGTGCAGCCGATGGAGAAGGTCGACGGCACCTGGATCGCGTACGGGCTCGGCAACCAGGTCGCCCGCCACGACGTGCCGACCGGCCTCACCGAGGAGGGGGTCATCGGCTGGTTCACCTTCACCGAGCGCGACGGCAGGTGGCAGGTCGAGCCGCGCTACGAGCCGACCCTCGTGGAGATCCCGCCGGACCCCGAGGTGACGGCGGACGGCACCCCGGCCGAGCCGGTGAAGGGCCAGGTGCGCGACTACCGCCTGGTGGACGTGGCGGCCGAGCTGAAGCGGGACGACCTCAGCGACGTGGAGCGCTCCCGTCTCCGGCTGGCCTTCGAGCGGACCGAGGGCACCATGCTCAACCGCGGTGCGGCGAAGGACGGTCTCAGGCCCCTGACGGAGCTGCCCGGCTGAGCCGCCGGTCGAGGAGACCCGCGCCCGGCCCGCACGAGGGCCGGGCGCTTTCGCATGCCCTGGCCGCGGGGGGAGGGGTGCTTTCGCCGGCCCTCCCCCCGGCTCCGGGTCCGGCGAGACGATCCGTATCCGAAACGATCACACGTGCTCGGAATCGTTCACTTGAAACGCCGATGTAGTCCAGATCACTCCGAACCCGTACAACTTTGTGGTGCCTTTGCCGGTCTCACCCGCTCGGAGACTCAGTTTTCTCACCCGTTTCTCACCCGTTTCACACTGCTGCCTCCGCACCGCACCCGACCCGCCGGCGGGGCCGCCACCAGGCGCTCCCGCCCGTGGCACCGCCTGAGAGGACCTGTCCGTGGCGCCATCGCCCCCGGCGCGGCAGCACCGTGCCCGCCGTAGAGCCGACATGTCGCTGCTCGGTGGCATCAGACCGCCCATCGCGGTCCTCTCCGCGCTGCTCCTCTCCCTCGCGGCCGTCACCGCCCTGGTGCTCGGCCCGGCCGGCGACACCCGCCTCCCCGAGGCCGTCCGTACCTCGCAGCAGCACTTCGCCGAGGACGGCGCGATCGCTCTGCGCGCCTCCATCGACGAGTCGGTGACCGACCTCGAACGCTCCGCCGGCCTCTTCAGCGCCGGTGCCCCCGTCTCCGGTGACGCCGTGCTCGACAAACTGGGCAACACGTACCAGAAGTGGATGGGAACGGCGGTCATCGAGATCCGCTCCGGCAAGCTCGTCGCGGCCCGCGGCGAGACCGTCCCGCTGACCTCGCTCGACCGGTCCGAGCTCGGCGCCGAGGGCGGACTCGCCCCGCGCATGGTGCGCCTGGAGAACGGCGAGGTCCGGCTGCTCTCCTTCGCGCTGCTGTCCTGGCCGGGCCGGCCCCAGCTGCTCCTCGTCGCCTCCAACAGCCTGAAGTTCCCGGGCATCAGCCTCGGCCAGTTCCGGGCCATCGCGGTCGTCGACCGGGCCGGGACCATCCTCAGCAGCGACGGCATCCCCGAGCCCGAGCAGGTGCTCACCGACCTCCAGCGCAAGGAGGTCACCGCATCGAACAAGCAGCTCAGGGCCTTCGCCAAGAAAGCGGCGGGCCAGGCGGGCCGCAAGCCGCTCACCACGAAGGAGCCCGGCTCCGGCGGTTACCTCGGCATCAGCGGCAGCCTGCTCGGCGGCACCTGGCTCAGCGACCGGTCCGTGGCCGGCTACGCCACGCTCTCCTCACCCCAGCCCGGCGAGGCCACCACCGCCACCGCCCTCGGCCTCACGGTGGTCGCCATGGTGAAGGTCGCCGAGGACCCCACCCACACCACCTCGCCCGTCTTCGGCCTCGTCGCCGCCGGTGCCCTGCTGCTCATCGGCGGCATAGCCGTCGCCGTCCTGCTCGGCACCGTCCAGCGGCCGCTGATCCGGCTCTTCCTCGAATCGCGCCGGCTCACCCGCGGCGACCTGGCGCGCCCGGTGAACGTCCCCGGCTACGGCGAGGCCCACCGCATCGGCACGGCCCTGGAACGGCTGCGCCGCCGGCTGCTCGGCGAACCCGGGGGCGACGACGGGCCCGTGCCCGCCCCGCGCGGGGCGCGCCGCATCGGCACCCGCGGCCTCCTCGCCGTGTCCGCGCTCCTGCTGCTCGCCTGGTCGGCTCCGCTGCTGCTCATCCTCAACCGGGCGGACGCCACCGTCGTCGTGCCGCAGCAGCTCGTCAACGACCAGCGCGAACGCACCGACACGCTCACCGACCGGGTGCGCCGCGCGCTCAACGAGGGCGAGGCCGACCTCCAGTCCGTGGCCTCGCTGATCGGCGACCGCACCACCCCCGCCGACATGACCAAGGTGCTCGACCGCACCCTCAACCAGCACCTGCGCTACCAGTCGCTCTACGTCGTGGACGCCGCAGGCCGGGTGGTCACCCGGGTCGGCGGCGCACCGCACGCGGCCCGCACCAAGCCGGCCACCGCCGACCCGATCGAACTGCTCGGGCGGGGCGGCACCAAGCCCCTGATCGTCGGCACCGCGGAGATCCCCGGGCGGGACGGCTCGGCGCTCGTCGGCGAGTTCCGGATCGACTTCCTCAACTCGATGCTCAAACGGCCGGGCCTGGGTGTCGTCCGGGTGGTCGACGACCACGGCAAGGTCGTCGCGGGCAACACCGGATACCTCGCCTTCCAGTCCCTGCCCAGCGACCGCCTGAAGGACCTGGTCCTCGCGGCCGGCCAGCGCGTCGGCAAGTCCGCCCACCCCGCCGGCGTCCTGTACCGCGAGAACGGGGTGCAGATCGCCGGCGCCGCCCCCTTCGTGGGCGGCGGCCCCGCCAAGGAACTCGGCTGGACCGTCGTGAGCTGGCAGCCGGCGAACCGGCTCGCCATCCCGGAGTACGACGTCCAGCACCGCACCGTCCTCGCCGGACTGCTCGGCGCCGCCGCTGCCGCCACCTGCCTCGGCTGGATGCACATCGTGGTGGCCCGGCCGCTGCGTGCCCTCGCGGAACAGGCCGAGGCCCTCGCCGACGGCGACCGGAAGACGGTCCTGTTCCCGCGCAACCACGACGAGGTCGGCGCGGTCACCCGCTCCCTGGAGCTGATCCGCCAACAGCTCCAGGCACAGCGCGGACCACAGCCGGCCGGGCGCCGCGGCGTCCCGGACACCGCTTCCCAGCAGCAGGTAAGGAACTGATCGGCCGTGCTCTTCCTCTACGCCGTCCTGATGGTGGGCTGCGCGATCCTGCTGGTCGCGGGCGTCGTCGAACAGCGGCGGCACTTCACCAACCTGAACCACGTCCCCGCCCGTGTGCTGGTCAACGGCATCCGCGGCAAGTCGTCCATCACCCGGCTGTGCGCGGGCGCGCTGCGCGGCGGCGGCCTCGTCACGGTCGCCAAGACCACCGGCACGGCCGCCCGCTTCATCCACCCGGACGCCACCGAGGAGCCGGTCTACCGCAAGTTCGGCATCGCCAACGTCGTCGAGCAGATCGGCATCGTCCGGCGCGCGGCCGCGTACCATCCGGACGCGCTGGTCATCGAGTGCATGGCCGTCATGCCGGCCCTCCAGGAGATCAACCAGTCGAAGCTGATCCGCTCCACGATCGGCGTCCTGTGCAACGTGCGCGAGGACCACCTCGCCGAGATGGGCCCGACCCTCGACGACGTGGCCCGCTCGCTCTCCCGCTCCATGCCGGAGGGCGGCATCTGCGTCACCGCGGAGCAGGAGCGCTTCGCGATCCTCCAGGAGGAGGCCGACTCCCGCGACTGCGAGCTGATCTACGCCGACCCGGAGACGGTCACCGACGAGGAGCTGCGCGGGTTCAGCTGGTTCACCTTCAAGGAGAACGTGGCGATCGCGCTCAAGGTCGCCGAACTCCTCGGTGTGGAGCGGCAAACGGCCCTGCAGGGCATGTACGACGCGCCGCCGGACCCGGGTGTCCTCTCGGTCGAGCGGTACGTCACCGAGGACGGCAGGAAGCTCCGCTTCGCCAACGTCTTCGCGGCCAACGACCCCGAGTCGACGCTGATGAACATCAACCAGCTCCTCGACCTCGGCGCCATCCACCGGCCGCTCAACGTGGTCGTCAACTGCCGTCCCGACCGCGTCGAGCGCAACGGGCAGATGGGGGAGATCATCCCCGATCTCGACCCCGAGAAGGTGTTCGTGATCGGCCACCCGGCCAAGAGCGCCATCGACGCGATGCCCGCCGAGTACCGCTCCCGCGCGGTGGACCTCGGGGGCGAGCGCCGCGAGCCCGAGGAGTTCATGCGGCTGCTGCTCGGCGAACTCGGCCCGGACAGCTCACTGGTCGCCATCGGCAACATCCACGGTCAGGGCGAGCACCTCCTGGAGCACCTCGCCGAACTCCCCGCCGACGACAGCGAGGACACCCCCGAGGACGGCGGCGCGAACGCAGCGCCGAGCACAACGCCGACGCACGGCCCCGCGACCGCGGCGAGCGGGCGGCGCCCGGTCCCGTCGGGCGTGCCCGAGCACGTCGAGACCGTGCGGCTGTACGCGCCGCGGATCGACCCCTACCAGCGGTACTCGCAGGCGTACGAGACGCGTTACGCGCCGCAGCCGCACGTCCCCGTGCAGCGCACCGCGCACGATCCGTCCCCCCGTCGGCCGGACCACGGGGAACCGTCGGAACAGGCGTACCACGCCTACCAGCCCCACCAGGCCGCCGAGCCCTGGCCGTCCGTGTCGCAGGGCCCCGGCGGCGCACCCGCCCGGCCGTACGGCTCCACCGAACAGCACGGCGCCCACGGCCTCTTCGAACCCCGCCTACCCCCCGCCCACCCCGCCGACGACCCGCAGCAGTGGCGCAGCCCAGGAGAGCCCCGTTGATCCCCTCCGTCCTCACCCCCGAGATCGCCGCGATCGGTATCGGCCTGGGCCTGATGTTCTCGCTGATCTGCTACCTCACGACCAACCTCTCGCCCGGCGGCATGATCACTCCGGGCTGGCTGGCGCTCACCCTCATCGAGGACCTCCAGCGCGCGGCCCTGGTCGTCGGCGTGACCGTGCTGACGTACGCGAGCACCCTGCTGCTCCAGCGCTTCGTGATCCTCTACGGCAAGCGGCTGTTCGCGGCCGTCGTGCTGACCGGCGTGCTGATCCAGGCGACCGTGATCATCGTGCTCCAGATGGAGTTCCCGCTGCTGTACGCCAACCAGACCCTCGGCTTCATCGTTCCCGGTCTCGTCGGCTACCAGCTGGTGCGCCAGCCCAAGGGAGCCACGCTGCTGTCGACCGGTTCGGTCACCCTCGCCACCTATGTGGTGCTGACCGCCGGAATCCTCCTCGGCGCCATGCCGTCCGCCTGAGCCCGCCCGCCATCCGGAAGATCCTGGAGCCCTCATCATGCCGAAGCGCAAAGGCCGTCCCGTTCTCCACGCGGTCACGGTCCTCTCGCTGCTCGCGGGCAGCGCCTACTTCACCTACGAGCTCCGCAAGGACGAGGAGGCGAAGGTCCCGGCCGTGCAGGCGGTGACCGACCGCCCCGACCTGGAGAACTCGGGCAAGGCCACCGGGAAGCAGACCTGGGAGCGGCTGCACAACCCGACGCGTTCCGTGCTGCGCGGCGAGAACGGCGACATCCTCGGCACGTTCACCGACGGAGCCCGCACCGCGACCCTCCGCGGTCCTTCGCGCACCTTCACCGAGCCGGCCAACACCCAGTCCCGGGTGGTCACCCAGGACTGGGTCCGCCTGATGCCGGAAGCCTGGCACAAGGGCGCCGAGAAGGAGAAGTGGTTCAAGGACTGGTTCAAGGAGTACAACGGCAGCGAGGCCGACGACATCTTCGCGATCGCCTTCCAGTACGTCCAGGGCGCGCCCGTGAAGAAGGACGACGAGGGTGTCCCGTACGCGGGCGACGCCGTCTTCGGCCCCTTCAAGGCGGACGGCGTCGACCGCCTGGAGCAGAACGACTTCTACGACTATCTCGGCATCAACTACACCTTCCGCAACGGCACCACGATGGTGGCGCGCAAGGAGCGCTACCGCGCCCTCGACTGCTCCGGGTTCATGCGGATGGTCTGGGGCTACCGGGCCCGCTTCCCGCTGATGGCGACCAACACCGACGGGGACGGACTGCCGCGCAGCGCCGACGGCATGGCCCGCTCGAAGGTGGGCGTGGACGTCCTGAAGCTCTCCGGCCCGTCCCCGTGGTACACGCGCCCCCAGAACATCGACGTCGTCCAGCCCGGTGACCTGCTCTTCTTCAAGATGGACCACCGCACCGGCAACCATCTGGACCACGTCGCCATGTATCTGGGCGTGGACACCGACGGCCACCGCGTCTTCATCTCCAGCCGCAAGGAGGTCAACGGGCCGACGATGGGCGACAAGGGCGGTGCCTCCCGCATCGACGGCAACGGCTTCTACGCCGGCCTGCTGCGCAGCGCCAAGCGCCTGTGAGCCGCCGGCGGCAGCCGGATCGGTCACCCCGCGTCCGTGAACCGCGCGTGCGGAACCTGCAGTTGCCCAGCCCCTGTACGAACTCGGTGACCGCGTTCGGCGGCACCGGTTCGGTCGCCAAGGCCGCGCTGGACGCCGCGGGCGCCGCGATCAGCGCGAGCGCGAGTCGGTTCGTGCACCACCCGTACCACGACGGCGCCGTCCCGGCGGCCTCCCGGCAGAGCACCTACGCGGCCCGCACCGACGGCGGCCTGCCCGCCACGGTCGCCCGCACGGGCCCGACCGGCGCGGCCCCCCGCCTGGACCCGCTCAGGACGGTCCGGCACCAGTAGGGGACAGGCCCCGGGCGGGGGCGCCGATCAGCACGGTCGGCGCCCCCGCCCAGGGGTCGGGCTCACCGCCCTAGGCGTCGGGCTCGTCGCCCCAGGGGTCGGGCCCTCAGCCTCGGGGGTCGGGCCCAGCCCTAGGGGGCGGGTCCTCAGCCTCGGGGGTCGGGTCCTCAGCCTCAGGGGTCGGGCCCAGAGCCTCGGGGGTCGGACCCAGCCCTAGGGGGCGGGTCCTCAGTCTCGGGGGTCAGGCCCAGCCCTAGGGGGCGGGCCCAGAGCCTCGGGGGTCGGGTCCTCAGCCTCAGGGATCGGGCCCAGAGCCTCGGGGGTCGGGTCCTCAGGGGTCGGGCCCAGCCCTAGGGGTCGGGTCCTCAGCCTCAGGGGTCGGGCCAACCGCCCCCCGGGCCGGGCTCAGCCCCGGTCGTCCCAGGGCGGCGTCAGTTCGCGGCCCTGGGCGCGGCCCGCCTCGGCGGCCGGGCGGCGGGTGGCCGGGTCGAGGGCGTTGTCGCCGATCGCCGCCCGGGACGCCTCGTCCGGCTCGATCACCCACACCTCGGCGCCCGCCGCGCGCCGTTCGGCGACGACCCGCTCCACCGGCCGCTCCGTGGGGAACGGATCGGTGGCGCCCAGCGGGAGCAGGACCACCAGCCGGTCCGCGCCGTCCGCGTAGTCGGCGTTGGCCATGGACCGTACGCCGCCGTCGACGTACCGGTGTCCGTCGACGGTGACCGGCGGCCACACGCCCGGCACGGCGCAGCTCGCCGCCACCGCGTCCACCAGCGGCACCCCCGAGTCCCGGTCGAAGACCCGGGCCTCGCCGCTCCCGGCGTCCACGGCGACCACCTTCAGCGCGCGTTCGGGCCAGCTGTGGGAGGGCAGCCGCGACTCGATCACCGCCAGCCGCTCGGCCTCCGTGACGGTCCGCGCCTCCAGCGCCATCCGGCCCACCGCGCGCCGCAGCTCCGGCAGCGAGGAGGCGGCGGCCGCCGCGGCCCCGAACTCGGCGCCGAACTTCTCCAGATCCATCTCGGCCATGATCTCGGCGGACTGCAGCGCGGGGTCCACCTGACGGGCGTAGAGCTCCTCCAGGCCGAGCCCGCTGCCCAGTTGGGCGGCGACGGTCGCGCCCGCGGAGGTCCCGAGCAGCAGGCCGGCCCCCGTCACGTCCCGCCCCCGCTCGGCCAGCCCCGCCAACACCCCGGTGAGCCAGGCGATCCCGCCCACCCCGCCGCCGCCCAGCACCAACGCCTCGGTCATGTCCACTCCTCGGAAGCCCCTGGAAGTCCCTGAACACCGTTGATCCGCAAGGGAATCTACGCCGGACCGGCCGCCGGAGTTCGCGAGGGGTCCCGGAGAACGGGTCAGCGGGCGTGCCGGGCCCGGCGGGCCAGGAGCTTGCCCAGCTCCCACAGGAGCAGCAGGAC
Above is a genomic segment from Streptomyces collinus Tu 365 containing:
- a CDS encoding CapA family protein, whose amino-acid sequence is MLTPLALVAALAGCGLVGGGDDSAPAGGGRSFTVAAAGDILIHSQLIDQARADAGKTGKGTDGLDFGPLMAGIKPVISKADLAICHMEPVIGKPKGPFESYPDFLIPPQIAGTIKDIGYDTCSTASNHSIDHGYAGVERTLDTLDAAGLKHTGSFRTEKDALTPLIMKVKGVKVAQISFAFGFNAHELPNDKPWLVNQNDLGRIRAAEKRARAAGAEVVILSIHWGREHHPNPSTPQLEFARQLARRTGIDLIIGHHAHVVQPMEKVDGTWIAYGLGNQVARHDVPTGLTEEGVIGWFTFTERDGRWQVEPRYEPTLVEIPPDPEVTADGTPAEPVKGQVRDYRLVDVAAELKRDDLSDVERSRLRLAFERTEGTMLNRGAAKDGLRPLTELPG
- a CDS encoding cache domain-containing protein — encoded protein: MSLLGGIRPPIAVLSALLLSLAAVTALVLGPAGDTRLPEAVRTSQQHFAEDGAIALRASIDESVTDLERSAGLFSAGAPVSGDAVLDKLGNTYQKWMGTAVIEIRSGKLVAARGETVPLTSLDRSELGAEGGLAPRMVRLENGEVRLLSFALLSWPGRPQLLLVASNSLKFPGISLGQFRAIAVVDRAGTILSSDGIPEPEQVLTDLQRKEVTASNKQLRAFAKKAAGQAGRKPLTTKEPGSGGYLGISGSLLGGTWLSDRSVAGYATLSSPQPGEATTATALGLTVVAMVKVAEDPTHTTSPVFGLVAAGALLLIGGIAVAVLLGTVQRPLIRLFLESRRLTRGDLARPVNVPGYGEAHRIGTALERLRRRLLGEPGGDDGPVPAPRGARRIGTRGLLAVSALLLLAWSAPLLLILNRADATVVVPQQLVNDQRERTDTLTDRVRRALNEGEADLQSVASLIGDRTTPADMTKVLDRTLNQHLRYQSLYVVDAAGRVVTRVGGAPHAARTKPATADPIELLGRGGTKPLIVGTAEIPGRDGSALVGEFRIDFLNSMLKRPGLGVVRVVDDHGKVVAGNTGYLAFQSLPSDRLKDLVLAAGQRVGKSAHPAGVLYRENGVQIAGAAPFVGGGPAKELGWTVVSWQPANRLAIPEYDVQHRTVLAGLLGAAAAATCLGWMHIVVARPLRALAEQAEALADGDRKTVLFPRNHDEVGAVTRSLELIRQQLQAQRGPQPAGRRGVPDTASQQQVRN
- the pgsB gene encoding poly-gamma-glutamate synthase PgsB encodes the protein MLFLYAVLMVGCAILLVAGVVEQRRHFTNLNHVPARVLVNGIRGKSSITRLCAGALRGGGLVTVAKTTGTAARFIHPDATEEPVYRKFGIANVVEQIGIVRRAAAYHPDALVIECMAVMPALQEINQSKLIRSTIGVLCNVREDHLAEMGPTLDDVARSLSRSMPEGGICVTAEQERFAILQEEADSRDCELIYADPETVTDEELRGFSWFTFKENVAIALKVAELLGVERQTALQGMYDAPPDPGVLSVERYVTEDGRKLRFANVFAANDPESTLMNINQLLDLGAIHRPLNVVVNCRPDRVERNGQMGEIIPDLDPEKVFVIGHPAKSAIDAMPAEYRSRAVDLGGERREPEEFMRLLLGELGPDSSLVAIGNIHGQGEHLLEHLAELPADDSEDTPEDGGANAAPSTTPTHGPATAASGRRPVPSGVPEHVETVRLYAPRIDPYQRYSQAYETRYAPQPHVPVQRTAHDPSPRRPDHGEPSEQAYHAYQPHQAAEPWPSVSQGPGGAPARPYGSTEQHGAHGLFEPRLPPAHPADDPQQWRSPGEPR
- a CDS encoding poly-gamma-glutamate biosynthesis protein PgsC/CapC, coding for MIPSVLTPEIAAIGIGLGLMFSLICYLTTNLSPGGMITPGWLALTLIEDLQRAALVVGVTVLTYASTLLLQRFVILYGKRLFAAVVLTGVLIQATVIIVLQMEFPLLYANQTLGFIVPGLVGYQLVRQPKGATLLSTGSVTLATYVVLTAGILLGAMPSA
- a CDS encoding NlpC/P60 family protein, with translation MPKRKGRPVLHAVTVLSLLAGSAYFTYELRKDEEAKVPAVQAVTDRPDLENSGKATGKQTWERLHNPTRSVLRGENGDILGTFTDGARTATLRGPSRTFTEPANTQSRVVTQDWVRLMPEAWHKGAEKEKWFKDWFKEYNGSEADDIFAIAFQYVQGAPVKKDDEGVPYAGDAVFGPFKADGVDRLEQNDFYDYLGINYTFRNGTTMVARKERYRALDCSGFMRMVWGYRARFPLMATNTDGDGLPRSADGMARSKVGVDVLKLSGPSPWYTRPQNIDVVQPGDLLFFKMDHRTGNHLDHVAMYLGVDTDGHRVFISSRKEVNGPTMGDKGGASRIDGNGFYAGLLRSAKRL
- a CDS encoding patatin-like phospholipase family protein, whose amino-acid sequence is MTEALVLGGGGVGGIAWLTGVLAGLAERGRDVTGAGLLLGTSAGATVAAQLGSGLGLEELYARQVDPALQSAEIMAEMDLEKFGAEFGAAAAAASSLPELRRAVGRMALEARTVTEAERLAVIESRLPSHSWPERALKVVAVDAGSGEARVFDRDSGVPLVDAVAASCAVPGVWPPVTVDGHRYVDGGVRSMANADYADGADRLVVLLPLGATDPFPTERPVERVVAERRAAGAEVWVIEPDEASRAAIGDNALDPATRRPAAEAGRAQGRELTPPWDDRG